GTCTACAAAGAAAAAAGGGAAGAAGTTCTGGACACGTCCATTGGGCACACACTTTACTCTCCATTGAATGTGTTCAAGTGTTCAGTGCTCATGTGCAGTGAAATGTGAATACAAGCCAATAAACAttcagcaagaaaccaaaatgtTGGGCAAAAGTGGAGCCCAAAGAAGAAAAGTAGCGCAAAAAATATAGTcctctaaaaaacaaaaacaaagtcaatacTGCTGTGCTTCTTGAATGCCTGACTTTTGATTTAAtaggtgatgacatcacaaaatACAGAGACTTGTGactttatctatctatctttaaCTATATTGTCGATGGTATATATTCTTGCCGACCCCTAATAGGATCTACTGGCCCTATCATGGACGCAtatgacttcaaaataaaaggcaaaCTAATAATTCAGTCACTCGTGTCATTGTCTTCTTGAATGAGATGTTTCTCACTCCTGGGAGCATCATGGCGTCAGCGTCAGGATGAAGGCTTTTCACAAGACCCCAGGTGAAGCCTGATCACACCCTGAACGTGGAGCTGCAACAGGCTCTGAAACTCTGCAGACATTTTATGGACTCTTTTCGGCATTCTGTTGTCGTAGTAGTGATGCGACAGGTAGTAGAGTCCGAACGGGTCGACACTGAGGGGCCAGAATCCATACACGTGGACGTTCCTGCAGAGCTCCAGCGCCATGCTCACCATGAAAAAACCACTGCTGAGTCGAGCAGCCTTCACACCTCTGGAGCGCCAAAAGTCGGTCAGCTTACTCAGGTATTTTGGGTGCAGAAATACAGGGCGAGACGGGCTCTTTAAAGCTCGGAGGATGTTGATGCTTTTGAAGACCAAATGAGTTTGATCGGGAAACGCAATTATAGCATCTCCGAAGGTCTTTATCCTCTCTGCCAGTCTCTGTGAGTAGTTTCCGAGTTTActtctgaaaataaaattaaaaaaatgagaagACACCACTCTTTATAGTTGAGCAGCAAACCCTCGAAATACTCACAGTTCTTTGAAAATGCTTGGGTTTGCAGTGACAAGGCTGGACTTGTTGCCCACGTGTGTCTTGAAGTTGCCATTCAAGGGAGGCAAGTTACACCTGGACATGAGGAAGAAAACTGTTACAGAGGATGTTACTAAAGTGCCAACAATCTGAAAACATCATTCCAGTCTTACCTGATGACAAAGTCAGCTGAATCGATCTCCTTCCCACAGTGACTGTCAAAGAGGATTCCTCCATTTCCCACAACAGAACACGTGTCCCACGTTTTTTTGGAAAATGGATTTGTCTGGAGAAAACGTAAGGACTTCAACACTTGGATGTTAGACTATAGAATGGAGAGGTCTTCCTTGATACGAACCCATGGGAGGATGTTGAAGAAGGAGCGCGACACCACGCGTTTCAAGGTCAAGCGCGTGTTCTCAGGAGAGTTGGCTTTGGTGACGATGGCATCTTCTGAGCCATTGCACTGTTCGCGCAGCAGAGACCTGtccaagaaagaaaatgttttctgcCCGAGAAAAGCACAGAGACAGCGcacacctctgccaagcagcttgttTCCCAATATTTTAACACACATAATTTAGTCAAAGAAATCAAACAACTGGAGCTTATTTGTATGCAAAGTGAAGTCTACATCTTAAAAACATCTTCTCTACCTAAACATTATATTTCAGAGCAAGAACTACAATTCACAAAGCAAAATTCCGAaaatttttctttattttccagcTTGACCAGGTgctgtttttaaataataataatataaatgtaataGTAATAAATGGGGGTATTGTAAATCCCAGTGTGCTGATCCAACGACACATAACCGATGAGAATTATGATCTTAATAATGAGAATTTTATGAATAACTGCTGCCCTTTCTATGTGGCGTCAGCACTTCCCCACAAACGCCTGTGCACATGGCGGCAGCTCAGGGTGGTTGAACTAAAACAGTGTTTGGATAACATGTGAATCATACCTGAACTCGTCCAGGTGCTCCTGCTGCTTCCTCCACGGTCGAGAATACATTTCCAGAGTGTCACTGATGAGTTTCCTGTGACATATTTGCCAGCATTACAGAGTTTTAGATGAACTTCCATCCTTGATGTCACCCACACTGCAATGCTGGAGTGGGCCTCAGAGAACAAGAACACTAAAGCCAGTGTGTCTATTGTTGAAAGAGGAAATGCCTTTATGAATGCGACTCAAACAGAATTACAGAAACGCACTAGCAGTTGTTTCCTGCCTCGgcgaacagcttctttccctcaccTGGCGGCCACCATTTTCTTGGCAAAGCACCACTCTTATTATGATCTTAACTCTACATTGCGCTTTGTCGCTAGTAATACAGTGACTGTGGTAGACAAACTGGAACAAGTATCTTCACTTCTAATACTTTGAATGAGGTCCTCTAGTGCGGTGCATTGCTCATGATGCTGTCGGCTCACTGGCATCACCGGTAACTAGCTTCACTCCATTGTCACTCAGCTGCCCTGACAAGAAATATCCTGGATGAATTTTGGTCCTTACCTATCGCTTTGCATGTACCACGTGACGGCGAGAACAACTCCAACAGAAACCACAGTTAAAATGGTAAATACACTTTTAAACGGAAACATACTTGGGTTCATTTAAGCAGCTCCTTTCTTCTTCAGCAGCCAACAGCAACTCAGTGAAACTATTTCACTTCTACGCCCTTATTTTTTGCCCCACCCAAATACCAAAAGATGTGACATTATAAAGGCAGTATGACTTATCTaggttcttttttgtttgtcgaCTCACTATTTAACTATTCAGTAACGCGCAAAATGGCAAAACAACACCTGCATTTTAAGTTTATTCTAAGCTTGAATgtggaaaatctttttttttattgcttaaCATCCGCGACTATAAGTGAAGCATTCAGGCAGCTAGTGGTGCGGAGGAACCATTCAACAGCACGGGTCACAGAACCTTGATGGCACTTGAGGAAAAGCTCAAaggaaggattttttttgtattttctaaaATGGAGAAACACATCTGAGACAGAGCTAGTTAAGAACGAGCTCATTGCTGCAACTCACTTCGACCACACGTTCCTTCTcgatccctcagatcaagttgaGATGAATGAGTTGCTGGGGATCGTGCGTCCTCGGTCACCATTTGACTGGCTTTAAAAAGCCAGTGACATGTTGTTCCACGTGGGATAAATGGAGCGCCATCCTGTGGTTTAGCTAATtc
The genomic region above belongs to Synchiropus splendidus isolate RoL2022-P1 chromosome 19, RoL_Sspl_1.0, whole genome shotgun sequence and contains:
- the LOC128751230 gene encoding alpha-2,8-sialyltransferase 8F-like isoform X1; translated protein: MNPSMFPFKSVFTILTVVSVGVVLAVTWYMQSDRKLISDTLEMYSRPWRKQQEHLDEFRSLLREQCNGSEDAIVTKANSPENTRLTLKRVVSRSFFNILPWTNPFSKKTWDTCSVVGNGGILFDSHCGKEIDSADFVIRCNLPPLNGNFKTHVGNKSSLVTANPSIFKELSKLGNYSQRLAERIKTFGDAIIAFPDQTHLVFKSINILRALKSPSRPVFLHPKYLSKLTDFWRSRGVKAARLSSGFFMVSMALELCRNVHVYGFWPLSVDPFGLYYLSHHYYDNRMPKRVHKMSAEFQSLLQLHVQGVIRLHLGSCEKPSS
- the LOC128751230 gene encoding alpha-2,8-sialyltransferase 8F-like isoform X2, with translation MVAARKLISDTLEMYSRPWRKQQEHLDEFRSLLREQCNGSEDAIVTKANSPENTRLTLKRVVSRSFFNILPWTNPFSKKTWDTCSVVGNGGILFDSHCGKEIDSADFVIRCNLPPLNGNFKTHVGNKSSLVTANPSIFKELSKLGNYSQRLAERIKTFGDAIIAFPDQTHLVFKSINILRALKSPSRPVFLHPKYLSKLTDFWRSRGVKAARLSSGFFMVSMALELCRNVHVYGFWPLSVDPFGLYYLSHHYYDNRMPKRVHKMSAEFQSLLQLHVQGVIRLHLGSCEKPSS
- the LOC128751230 gene encoding alpha-2,8-sialyltransferase 8F-like isoform X3; this encodes MYSRPWRKQQEHLDEFRSLLREQCNGSEDAIVTKANSPENTRLTLKRVVSRSFFNILPWTNPFSKKTWDTCSVVGNGGILFDSHCGKEIDSADFVIRCNLPPLNGNFKTHVGNKSSLVTANPSIFKELSKLGNYSQRLAERIKTFGDAIIAFPDQTHLVFKSINILRALKSPSRPVFLHPKYLSKLTDFWRSRGVKAARLSSGFFMVSMALELCRNVHVYGFWPLSVDPFGLYYLSHHYYDNRMPKRVHKMSAEFQSLLQLHVQGVIRLHLGSCEKPSS